In the Mycoplasmoides gallisepticum genome, one interval contains:
- the rpsL gene encoding 30S ribosomal protein S12, translating into MATIAQLIRKPRRHKVKKSKSPALQVNLNTLEKKVTSKSSPFKRGVCTRVGTMTPKKPNSALRKYAKVKLTNGMEVLAYIPGEGHNLQEHSVVLIRGGRVKDLPGVRYHIVRGTLDTTGVDKRRQQRSAYGAKRPKADKKK; encoded by the coding sequence ATGGCAACAATTGCACAATTAATTAGAAAACCAAGAAGACACAAGGTTAAGAAATCCAAATCTCCTGCTTTGCAAGTTAATTTAAACACTCTTGAAAAGAAGGTGACTAGTAAATCATCACCATTCAAACGTGGTGTATGTACCCGTGTGGGAACCATGACACCTAAAAAACCTAACTCGGCGTTACGTAAGTACGCTAAGGTAAAACTAACTAATGGTATGGAAGTATTAGCTTATATCCCAGGTGAAGGTCATAACTTACAAGAACACTCAGTTGTTCTAATCAGAGGTGGCCGTGTTAAGGACTTACCAGGGGTAAGATATCATATCGTTCGTGGTACTTTAGATACAACTGGTGTAGATAAAAGAAGACAACAACGTTCTGCATATGGTGCAAAACGTCCAAAGGCAGATAAGAAGAAATAG
- a CDS encoding potassium channel family protein, with product MNLGFSKFKIGRNKLMRILSIIVWSKSDIDEHLVQYEKRIKLFRGIYALIIVFASLISFVTLVITPKTDNNNIFAQFAKVTLLLTFFVFITDWLAHAFTYKYATGQPQIKFIKAFLKYFFTFNSIVIIICVLSSGQAIKFFVTNLSATNELIFASFQSLALVKTIRLFMVLSLFKPFGAITSVFVTQKKLLTSVFLIIIVLIILFAIIIWSQETVELLRKRAAFLAQVSDNYLNFPQFAVFIDLNKLMQGSGQYEEAINKITDAQIQAAASALNSVDASNFASLSSGYVQNFTEAFYFTTITLTTVGYGDFVPHAPISRVIVSFISLLAISIIAIPSGIIAGSFLTEMQKSSERNKVKTKKNPDNKKDNFFMIPKKKQAETNIKKKPLDQCELIPIKQN from the coding sequence ATGAATTTAGGGTTTAGCAAATTTAAAATTGGCCGAAATAAATTAATGAGGATTCTATCGATTATCGTTTGATCTAAATCAGATATCGATGAACACCTAGTTCAATATGAAAAAAGAATAAAACTTTTTAGAGGGATTTATGCCCTTATTATTGTTTTTGCTTCTTTGATCAGTTTTGTAACATTAGTAATTACGCCAAAAACTGATAATAACAATATCTTTGCTCAATTTGCAAAAGTAACTTTACTTTTAACATTTTTTGTTTTCATAACAGACTGATTGGCCCATGCATTTACTTACAAGTATGCAACAGGACAACCACAGATAAAATTTATTAAAGCATTCTTAAAATACTTTTTCACATTTAATAGTATTGTCATTATTATCTGTGTCCTTTCATCCGGTCAAGCAATTAAATTCTTTGTTACCAACTTAAGCGCTACCAACGAATTAATCTTTGCTTCATTTCAATCACTAGCTTTAGTTAAAACAATTAGATTGTTCATGGTTTTAAGTTTATTTAAACCATTTGGTGCAATTACTAGTGTCTTTGTTACTCAAAAGAAACTATTAACTTCAGTTTTTTTAATTATCATTGTTTTAATTATCTTGTTTGCAATCATTATCTGATCACAAGAAACAGTTGAATTACTTCGTAAGCGAGCTGCTTTCTTAGCTCAAGTAAGTGATAACTACTTAAATTTCCCTCAGTTTGCAGTCTTTATTGACCTAAACAAGCTTATGCAAGGATCTGGACAGTATGAAGAAGCAATCAACAAGATCACAGATGCTCAGATTCAAGCAGCAGCAAGTGCTTTAAATTCAGTTGATGCATCTAATTTTGCTAGCTTAAGTTCGGGATATGTTCAAAACTTTACTGAAGCCTTTTATTTCACAACAATAACATTAACGACAGTAGGTTATGGTGACTTTGTTCCCCATGCACCAATCTCACGGGTGATTGTTAGCTTTATCTCTTTATTAGCTATTTCAATTATTGCAATCCCTTCAGGGATTATTGCTGGTTCGTTCTTAACTGAAATGCAAAAATCATCTGAAAGAAATAAAGTAAAAACTAAGAAAAACCCTGATAATAAAAAAGATAATTTCTTTATGATTCCTAAAAAGAAACAAGCAGAAACTAACATTAAGAAAAAACCGTTGGATCAGTGTGAGCTAATTCCAATTAAACAAAATTAA
- a CDS encoding MscL family protein: protein MKDLFNKDKQVSLSKNAMKNATQVVKRGNIFMLAIGLLLGTSFNAVIASLANDVIIAAIAKLYNVQDLQKWQVQGIFIGKFFAALLSFVIINVILVSALFVSYYIIEVRKAIKAKQLLAEGVNPTTTKPIEINKDEKIIELLEYNNMLLQQQIEIFGKAHNMKVEILSKKFSDSVISVPFDINKPEPQSVEAANLEKMLRPNAQNAVSTSNWSGTEGLIG from the coding sequence ATGAAAGATCTTTTTAATAAGGATAAACAAGTGTCGCTAAGTAAGAATGCGATGAAAAATGCTACCCAAGTTGTTAAACGTGGGAACATTTTTATGTTAGCAATTGGTCTATTGCTAGGGACTAGCTTCAATGCTGTGATCGCATCATTAGCAAACGACGTAATTATTGCAGCAATTGCTAAATTATATAACGTTCAAGATTTGCAAAAATGACAAGTTCAAGGAATTTTCATTGGTAAATTCTTTGCTGCTTTACTTAGCTTTGTAATTATTAACGTCATCTTAGTTTCAGCACTATTTGTTTCTTATTACATAATCGAAGTCCGTAAGGCAATAAAAGCTAAACAGTTACTTGCTGAAGGAGTTAATCCAACTACTACAAAACCTATTGAGATCAACAAAGACGAAAAGATTATTGAATTACTAGAATATAACAATATGTTGTTGCAACAACAAATTGAGATCTTTGGTAAAGCTCATAATATGAAAGTTGAGATCTTATCTAAGAAGTTTAGTGATTCTGTTATCAGTGTTCCATTTGATATTAATAAACCAGAACCTCAAAGTGTTGAAGCAGCTAACCTTGAAAAGATGTTAAGACCTAACGCTCAAAATGCTGTAAGCACTAGCAACTGAAGTGGTACTGAAGGTTTAATCGGATAA
- the fusA gene encoding elongation factor G produces MARQYPLEKFRNFGIMAHIDAGKTTTSERILFHSGKTHKIGETHDGASVMDWMAQEKERGITITSAATSVTWKDCQLNLIDTPGHVDFTVEVERSLRVLDGAVAVLDAQMGVEPQTETVWRQASRYEVPRIVFVNKMDKTGANFQRSVDSIHSRLGVKSVPIQLPIGAENDFVGIIDLVEMKAYFFDGGENENYETKEIPAEYLEEAKKAHNHMLDEIVTFDEAVMEKYLDGQEISKAEIKSCIRKGVVSSTLFPVLCGTAFKNKGVKPLLDAVVDYLPSPIDVPPAKGYKVGEEVQIPTSDDAPFVGLAFKVATDPFVGRLTFVRVYSGVLTSGSYVINTTKDKKERVSRIVKMHAQQRDEIDEIRAGDICAIVGLKDTTTGDTIASENQNLTLESMTFAQPVISLAVEPKTKADQEKMGISLSKLAEEDPTFRTYTDEETGQTIIAGMGELHLDILVDRLRREFKVDVNVGAPQVSYRETLKAKADVEGKYIKQSGGRGQYGHVVITFEPNHDKGFEFEDKIVGGKIPKEYIKSVKAGLEAAMNNGPLAGYPMIDIKASLFDGSYHDVDSNEMAYKIAASMALKEAGKRCQPALLEPIMAIEVTVPEQYFGDTMGDISSRRGMIEGTESRDNVQVIKAKVPLSEMFGYATDLRSFTQGRGNYIMQFSHYAEAPKSVVEKVIEDKAKKNKTA; encoded by the coding sequence ATGGCAAGACAATATCCTTTAGAAAAGTTCAGAAATTTCGGTATCATGGCGCACATTGATGCTGGTAAAACAACAACTTCTGAAAGAATTTTATTCCACTCTGGAAAAACCCATAAGATCGGTGAAACTCACGATGGGGCATCAGTAATGGACTGGATGGCCCAAGAAAAAGAGCGTGGGATTACTATTACATCTGCAGCGACTTCAGTTACTTGAAAAGACTGCCAACTTAACTTAATTGATACTCCTGGACACGTTGACTTTACGGTTGAAGTTGAACGTTCACTAAGAGTGTTAGATGGTGCAGTAGCAGTATTAGATGCCCAAATGGGTGTAGAACCTCAAACTGAAACAGTTTGACGTCAAGCTAGTCGATACGAAGTACCTAGAATAGTGTTTGTTAACAAGATGGACAAAACCGGGGCTAACTTCCAAAGATCAGTTGACTCAATCCACTCAAGACTAGGTGTTAAATCAGTTCCGATCCAATTACCAATTGGAGCTGAAAATGATTTTGTTGGAATCATTGATTTAGTTGAGATGAAAGCTTACTTCTTTGATGGTGGTGAGAATGAAAACTATGAAACTAAAGAGATTCCTGCAGAATACTTAGAAGAAGCAAAAAAAGCGCACAATCATATGTTAGATGAGATTGTGACTTTTGATGAAGCAGTAATGGAAAAATACCTAGATGGTCAAGAGATCTCTAAAGCAGAGATTAAATCTTGTATTAGAAAAGGTGTTGTTTCATCAACTTTATTCCCAGTTTTATGTGGTACTGCATTTAAGAATAAAGGGGTTAAACCTTTATTAGATGCTGTGGTTGACTACTTACCTTCACCAATCGATGTACCTCCAGCAAAAGGTTATAAAGTTGGTGAAGAAGTACAGATCCCTACTAGTGATGATGCACCATTTGTTGGTCTAGCATTTAAAGTGGCTACTGACCCGTTTGTTGGTCGTCTAACCTTTGTTCGAGTTTACTCTGGTGTTCTAACTTCAGGTTCTTATGTGATTAATACCACTAAAGACAAGAAAGAAAGAGTATCAAGAATTGTGAAGATGCACGCTCAGCAACGTGATGAGATCGATGAGATTCGCGCTGGTGATATCTGTGCGATCGTGGGATTAAAAGATACTACAACTGGTGATACAATCGCTTCAGAAAACCAAAATCTAACATTAGAATCAATGACCTTTGCTCAACCTGTTATCTCATTAGCAGTTGAACCAAAGACAAAAGCTGACCAAGAAAAGATGGGGATCTCATTATCTAAGTTAGCTGAAGAAGACCCAACGTTTAGAACATACACTGATGAAGAAACTGGTCAAACGATTATTGCTGGGATGGGGGAATTACACCTTGATATCTTAGTTGACCGTTTAAGACGTGAATTTAAAGTTGATGTTAATGTTGGTGCTCCACAAGTAAGTTATCGTGAAACTTTAAAAGCCAAAGCTGATGTTGAAGGTAAATACATTAAGCAATCAGGTGGTCGTGGTCAATACGGTCACGTTGTGATTACTTTTGAACCTAACCACGATAAAGGTTTTGAATTCGAAGATAAGATCGTTGGTGGTAAGATTCCTAAAGAATACATTAAATCAGTTAAAGCAGGTCTAGAGGCTGCTATGAACAACGGTCCATTAGCTGGTTATCCGATGATCGATATTAAAGCTAGTTTATTTGATGGTTCATACCACGATGTCGACTCAAATGAAATGGCTTATAAGATTGCTGCTTCAATGGCATTAAAAGAAGCTGGTAAACGTTGTCAACCAGCATTATTAGAACCAATTATGGCGATCGAAGTAACTGTTCCTGAACAGTACTTCGGAGACACAATGGGTGATATCTCTTCAAGAAGAGGAATGATTGAAGGAACTGAATCACGTGATAATGTTCAAGTAATTAAAGCTAAAGTTCCTTTAAGTGAGATGTTTGGTTATGCGACTGATCTAAGATCATTTACCCAAGGTCGTGGTAATTACATCATGCAATTCTCACACTACGCTGAAGCACCAAAATCAGTTGTTGAAAAGGTTATTGAAGACAAAGCTAAAAAGAATAAAACAGCATAG
- a CDS encoding MIP family Ig-specific serine endopeptidase, whose amino-acid sequence MAKKTTWLKLFCSLSGLSVISSSCFNPESFFSFKNESDTIKLSNITSNDLTVSDKLTHNDLLASNITSSNFSRYFELKLVQKADEQQDLNNLVDIKVGGFSADDSNGILSFIVTLEKKNSNPVEFKQVSLEINGFLKKQEPVSQPKNDTDNVKKPENSNNDESTDTTPPPTSDEPSTDQEKNLNSSDESSTDQSSSPTTVDETKKVDETKKPEPSSSETKLRVFSDQEIYKKIYDRTFSLEFYTRYTRKNSSNSNIEQLYYLNNGTGWLLDYQVSPQNPDLYRLFLATNLHVAQTLWNKNDFDRPVTDLKSAPETIGFSLGKSDQVEFSAQNSSLNNSVVKYATLLDNTAFYNRVPNRANSWRVSSQRLTIPQTVFAAVDFVNDQETTQEFSSYWANQFKTQFVNNRLDDKNLLEHTYPKDAESRTKIADKYLEQGIGLYKDFAVLSVVVNLSPKMLANETAQRYNGSRLLRKYVLEAIHELNESSRLAKLPGQLNLTNQDLPYVDLDYPSIDQNQPNAYSFEEINKAYIAGYPGVEDSSNSSRVNFRWVQNNLNKDPNYQLKPNINSGLVNKTQDITGLIQSYHNKYYHQYGITQEVLRSSLRSGSSGSVVYSKYGLPFGIFWGGYNGGDPQQEENNRGLFDYLANDTKKSLNINVRYSNPNRASRFKINIEPYNLIDGTNKQKYPNQTNSYREALAKYLVWSQNNNFSNSTYLFSHP is encoded by the coding sequence ATGGCCAAAAAAACAACTTGATTAAAATTATTCTGTTCATTAAGTGGGCTAAGTGTGATTTCATCATCTTGTTTTAACCCTGAAAGTTTCTTTTCTTTCAAGAATGAGTCTGATACGATTAAGCTTAGTAATATAACTAGTAACGATCTAACTGTTAGTGACAAGTTAACACATAATGATCTTTTAGCTAGTAATATTACTAGTTCAAATTTCTCGCGATATTTTGAACTAAAGTTAGTTCAAAAAGCTGATGAGCAACAAGATTTAAATAATTTAGTTGATATTAAAGTAGGTGGGTTTAGTGCTGATGATTCTAATGGGATCTTATCTTTTATCGTCACTTTAGAAAAGAAGAATAGTAATCCGGTAGAGTTTAAACAAGTTAGTTTAGAGATCAATGGTTTCTTAAAAAAGCAAGAACCTGTTAGTCAACCTAAGAATGATACAGATAATGTCAAGAAGCCTGAGAATTCTAATAATGATGAATCAACTGATACTACACCACCCCCAACCTCTGATGAACCATCAACTGATCAAGAAAAAAACCTAAACTCTTCTGATGAATCATCAACTGATCAAAGTTCATCACCAACAACGGTTGATGAAACTAAAAAAGTTGATGAAACTAAAAAACCAGAACCTTCTTCAAGCGAAACTAAATTAAGAGTTTTTAGTGATCAAGAGATCTATAAAAAGATCTATGATCGAACGTTCTCATTGGAATTTTATACGCGCTATACAAGAAAGAATAGTTCAAATTCAAATATTGAACAACTTTATTATCTAAACAATGGTACGGGCTGATTATTAGATTATCAAGTTAGTCCACAAAACCCAGATCTTTATCGTTTGTTTTTAGCTACTAACTTGCATGTTGCTCAAACTTTATGAAATAAGAATGATTTTGATCGTCCTGTTACAGATTTAAAATCAGCACCTGAAACGATTGGTTTTTCATTAGGGAAATCTGATCAAGTAGAGTTTAGTGCGCAAAATTCTAGCTTAAATAATAGTGTCGTTAAGTATGCGACATTACTAGATAATACCGCTTTTTATAATAGGGTTCCTAACCGAGCTAATTCGTGAAGAGTTAGTAGTCAAAGATTAACAATTCCCCAAACTGTTTTTGCTGCAGTAGACTTTGTTAATGATCAAGAAACAACACAAGAGTTTTCATCATACTGAGCTAACCAATTCAAAACTCAGTTTGTTAACAACAGACTAGATGATAAGAATCTGTTAGAACACACATACCCAAAAGATGCTGAATCTAGAACTAAGATTGCTGATAAGTATCTAGAACAAGGAATCGGTTTATATAAAGATTTTGCTGTTCTTAGTGTTGTTGTTAATCTTAGTCCAAAAATGTTAGCTAACGAAACAGCTCAAAGATACAATGGTTCAAGATTATTACGTAAATATGTTTTAGAAGCCATTCATGAACTAAACGAATCATCAAGATTGGCCAAACTCCCAGGACAATTAAACTTAACTAATCAAGATCTACCATACGTAGATTTAGATTATCCTTCAATAGATCAAAACCAACCTAATGCTTATAGCTTTGAAGAGATTAATAAAGCTTATATTGCAGGTTATCCAGGAGTAGAAGACTCTAGTAATAGTTCAAGAGTAAACTTTAGATGGGTACAAAATAATCTAAACAAAGATCCAAACTATCAGTTAAAACCAAATATTAACTCTGGCTTAGTTAATAAAACCCAAGATATAACAGGTTTAATCCAGTCTTATCATAATAAGTATTACCACCAATATGGAATTACCCAAGAAGTTTTACGCTCATCTTTAAGATCTGGTTCAAGTGGTAGTGTTGTTTATTCTAAATATGGTTTACCATTTGGAATCTTTTGGGGTGGATATAATGGTGGTGATCCACAACAAGAAGAAAATAACAGAGGTCTTTTTGATTATTTAGCTAACGACACCAAAAAGTCACTTAACATAAATGTTAGATACAGTAATCCAAACCGAGCATCAAGATTTAAGATTAACATCGAACCATATAATTTAATCGATGGAACTAATAAGCAAAAATACCCTAATCAAACTAATTCTTACCGTGAAGCGTTAGCTAAATATTTAGTTTGATCACAAAACAATAACTTCTCTAATAGCACATATCTATTTAGTCATCCTTAG
- the rpsG gene encoding 30S ribosomal protein S7 — MRKNRAEKRKVLPDPVYNSVLVTRAINAIMLDGKKGIAQKILYGSFDLIAQKTQKDPLEIFNKAVENIMPRLELKVRRIAGANYQVPTDVSPERKVTLALRWLVTLSRKRHEKTMLDKIANEIIDASNNTGASVKKREDTHKMAEANKAFAHMRM, encoded by the coding sequence ATGCGTAAGAATCGAGCAGAAAAAAGAAAAGTATTACCAGACCCAGTTTATAACTCAGTACTGGTTACTAGAGCAATCAATGCGATCATGTTGGATGGTAAAAAAGGGATTGCTCAGAAGATTTTATACGGTTCATTTGATCTAATTGCTCAAAAAACCCAAAAAGATCCGTTAGAAATCTTCAACAAAGCAGTAGAAAACATTATGCCAAGACTTGAACTTAAAGTTCGTCGAATTGCGGGTGCTAACTACCAAGTGCCTACTGATGTAAGTCCTGAAAGAAAAGTTACTTTAGCGCTTAGATGATTAGTAACACTTTCAAGAAAACGTCATGAAAAAACAATGTTAGATAAGATTGCTAACGAAATTATTGATGCTTCAAATAACACTGGAGCTTCAGTGAAAAAACGTGAAGATACGCACAAGATGGCAGAAGCTAATAAAGCGTTTGCTCATATGAGAATGTAA
- the rpsD gene encoding 30S ribosomal protein S4, with the protein MSRYTGSIYRKARRLNFSILESGKEFTNNKSKKGVKVPGQHGSLIRPKLSNYGEQLQEKQKMQFMYGLNDRQFRRLFAVSKKMSGILTMNLFRTLESRLDNLVFRMGFAPTRRGARQLVSHGHVLVNGKTFDIPSALISLGSVVELKPRAHNLPLVKLALESKAVAPFVEVNKKALSGTYVRYPERNELPADVNETYVVEYYKRLVK; encoded by the coding sequence ATGTCACGTTATACAGGCAGCATTTATCGTAAAGCCAGAAGATTGAATTTTTCAATTCTTGAATCTGGTAAAGAATTTACGAATAATAAATCAAAAAAAGGTGTTAAAGTTCCTGGACAACACGGGTCTTTAATCCGTCCTAAATTATCTAACTACGGTGAACAATTACAAGAAAAGCAAAAGATGCAATTCATGTATGGTTTAAACGACCGTCAGTTCAGAAGATTATTTGCCGTATCTAAAAAGATGAGTGGGATCTTAACCATGAACTTATTTAGAACGCTAGAATCTAGATTAGATAATCTAGTTTTCAGAATGGGGTTTGCGCCAACTAGAAGAGGGGCTAGACAACTAGTTAGTCATGGTCACGTTTTAGTTAATGGCAAAACCTTTGATATTCCAAGTGCTTTAATTAGTTTAGGTTCAGTAGTTGAACTAAAACCAAGAGCACACAATTTACCATTAGTAAAATTAGCTTTAGAATCTAAAGCTGTAGCTCCATTTGTTGAAGTTAACAAAAAAGCGTTATCAGGAACTTATGTTAGATATCCAGAACGTAATGAACTACCTGCTGATGTTAATGAAACATACGTTGTAGAGTACTACAAACGTTTAGTTAAATAG
- the dnaK gene encoding molecular chaperone DnaK, with translation MSNNNGLIIGIDLGTTNSCVSVMEGTQKVVIENPEGKRTTPSVVSYKNGEIIVGDAAKRQMLTNPNTIVSIKRLMGTSKKVKINDKGVEKELTPEEVSASILSYLKDYAEKKTGQKISRAVITVPAYFNDAERQATKTAGKIAGLTVERIINEPTAAALAYGIDKGHREMKVLVYDLGGGTFDVSLLDIADGTFEVMATAGDNRLGGDDWDNKIIEWIIAEIKKDHPSLDLKSDKMAMQRLKEAAERAKIELSAQLETLISLPFIAVTPEGPVNAELTLSRAKFEELTKDLLERTRNPIADVLKEAKVDPSQVDEILLVGGSTRMPAVQKLVESMIPNKAPNRTINPDEVVAIGAAVQGGVLRGDVKDILLLDVTPLTLAIETLGGVATPIIKRNTTIPVSKSQIFSTAQDNQESVDVSIYQGERPMARENKSLGTFSLGGIQPAPKGKPQIEITFNIDANGILNVKAKDLTTGKENSITISNSSELDENEIQRMIRDAEANKERDAIVKQRIEMRYEGEGIVNTINEILGSKEAEALPAQEKASLTKIVDGINGALKAEKWDELKEQIDGFKKWRDDMSKKYGGGEAPAEPK, from the coding sequence ATGTCTAATAATAATGGATTAATTATTGGAATTGATCTTGGTACCACCAACTCTTGTGTGTCTGTAATGGAAGGTACACAAAAAGTAGTAATTGAAAACCCAGAAGGTAAAAGAACTACTCCATCAGTAGTTTCATACAAAAACGGTGAAATTATTGTTGGTGATGCTGCTAAGCGTCAAATGCTAACTAACCCAAATACTATTGTTTCTATTAAGCGTTTAATGGGAACAAGTAAAAAAGTTAAGATTAATGACAAAGGTGTAGAAAAAGAACTTACTCCAGAAGAAGTTTCTGCTAGCATCTTAAGTTATCTTAAAGATTACGCTGAAAAGAAAACTGGTCAAAAGATTTCAAGAGCTGTAATTACTGTTCCAGCTTACTTCAACGACGCTGAACGTCAAGCTACTAAAACTGCTGGTAAGATTGCTGGTTTAACTGTAGAAAGAATTATTAACGAACCTACAGCAGCTGCATTAGCTTATGGTATTGATAAAGGTCACCGTGAGATGAAAGTTCTTGTGTACGACCTTGGTGGTGGTACGTTTGACGTTTCATTACTTGATATTGCTGATGGTACTTTCGAAGTTATGGCTACTGCTGGTGATAACAGATTAGGTGGTGATGACTGAGATAATAAGATTATTGAATGGATCATTGCTGAAATCAAAAAAGATCACCCATCATTAGACCTTAAGTCTGATAAGATGGCAATGCAAAGATTAAAAGAAGCTGCTGAAAGAGCTAAGATCGAACTATCAGCTCAATTAGAAACACTAATCTCATTACCATTCATCGCAGTTACTCCTGAAGGTCCAGTAAACGCTGAATTAACTTTATCAAGAGCTAAATTCGAAGAATTAACTAAAGACTTACTAGAAAGAACAAGAAACCCAATTGCTGACGTATTAAAAGAAGCTAAGGTTGATCCTAGTCAAGTTGATGAAATTCTTTTAGTAGGTGGTTCTACAAGAATGCCTGCAGTACAAAAATTAGTTGAATCAATGATTCCTAATAAAGCACCAAACCGTACGATTAACCCTGACGAAGTAGTAGCGATCGGTGCTGCTGTACAAGGTGGGGTATTACGTGGGGATGTTAAAGACATCTTATTATTAGACGTAACTCCTTTAACACTTGCGATTGAAACTTTAGGAGGCGTAGCAACTCCAATTATTAAGAGAAACACAACTATTCCAGTTTCTAAATCACAAATCTTCTCAACAGCTCAAGATAACCAAGAATCAGTTGACGTTTCAATTTACCAAGGTGAACGTCCAATGGCTAGAGAAAACAAATCATTAGGAACTTTCTCACTTGGAGGAATTCAACCAGCTCCTAAGGGTAAACCACAAATTGAAATTACTTTCAATATTGACGCTAACGGGATTTTAAATGTTAAGGCTAAAGACTTAACAACTGGTAAAGAAAACAGTATTACGATCTCTAACTCAAGTGAATTGGATGAAAACGAAATCCAAAGAATGATCCGTGATGCTGAAGCTAACAAAGAACGTGACGCAATCGTTAAACAAAGAATCGAAATGCGTTATGAAGGTGAAGGAATTGTTAATACAATTAACGAAATCCTTGGTTCTAAAGAAGCAGAAGCACTACCTGCTCAAGAAAAAGCTAGCCTTACTAAGATCGTTGATGGAATTAACGGTGCTCTTAAAGCTGAAAAATGAGATGAACTTAAAGAACAGATCGACGGCTTCAAGAAATGACGTGATGACATGTCTAAGAAATACGGTGGTGGCGAAGCTCCAGCCGAACCTAAATAG
- a CDS encoding lysylphosphatidylglycerol synthase transmembrane domain-containing protein: MNKQNILEKNKPNIKRISVTIVSFIVLLIAVLTFIFLKNISFKKIFDILRDPSDTRQKVFIFLIFACMVYGFLWQFLTLYIIARRYKVKARWYDWLIYALVSTLINNVTPFAAGAEPYKVYWLVKNKVKLSDAITVVGATAIYWSIVQITVTWPSFIYISTNYNLLIESKNGIIAYWFSFFGMLVDFGIFTTFATAVFSVKFHLFVYKVVNKIRKLLKLKDLTEDKRLEYVNQKKAFIKEFKHYWVVIFMFLFTASLVIFQYSSVYMSLVILDSKLTYLYNFIKVFNFSNVAITANNFIPIPGGEGTIQVTLELYFQSLVNPSLLSREFIRYFDSKAFNTDINNTIFLWRFALFYLPTMIGIIPSLYEIIVYFKSLHKPKNNTVIIT; the protein is encoded by the coding sequence TTGAATAAACAAAATATTTTAGAAAAAAATAAACCAAATATTAAACGAATAAGCGTTACAATTGTTAGCTTTATTGTTTTGCTTATTGCTGTTTTGACGTTTATCTTTTTAAAAAATATTAGTTTTAAAAAGATTTTTGATATCTTAAGAGATCCATCTGATACCAGACAAAAAGTATTTATTTTCTTAATTTTTGCTTGTATGGTTTATGGGTTTTTGTGACAGTTTTTAACCCTTTATATTATTGCTAGAAGATATAAAGTTAAGGCCAGATGATATGATTGGCTTATCTATGCACTTGTTAGTACACTAATTAATAATGTAACACCCTTTGCTGCTGGTGCAGAACCTTATAAGGTTTATTGGTTAGTTAAAAACAAGGTTAAATTATCAGATGCAATTACGGTTGTAGGGGCAACAGCAATCTATTGATCGATCGTACAGATTACTGTAACCTGACCTAGTTTTATTTATATATCTACTAATTACAATCTTTTAATCGAATCTAAAAACGGAATAATCGCTTATTGATTCTCGTTTTTTGGAATGTTAGTTGACTTCGGTATTTTTACTACCTTTGCTACAGCAGTTTTTAGTGTTAAATTCCACCTATTTGTTTATAAAGTAGTTAATAAGATTAGAAAGTTACTAAAACTTAAAGATTTAACTGAAGACAAGCGTTTGGAATACGTAAATCAAAAAAAGGCATTTATTAAGGAGTTTAAACACTATTGAGTTGTGATCTTTATGTTTTTGTTCACAGCTAGTTTAGTAATTTTTCAATATAGTTCAGTTTATATGTCTTTAGTGATTTTGGATTCTAAATTAACTTATTTATATAACTTTATAAAAGTTTTCAATTTTAGTAATGTAGCTATAACTGCTAATAACTTTATTCCAATCCCTGGTGGTGAAGGTACTATTCAAGTAACTTTAGAATTATATTTCCAGTCGTTAGTTAATCCTTCTTTACTATCTAGGGAATTTATTAGGTATTTTGATTCTAAAGCATTTAATACCGATATTAATAACACGATTTTTTTATGAAGATTTGCTTTATTCTACTTACCAACAATGATCGGAATTATCCCTTCACTTTATGAAATAATTGTCTACTTTAAATCGTTACATAAACCAAAGAATAATACTGTAATTATTACTTAG